One segment of Panicum virgatum strain AP13 chromosome 3K, P.virgatum_v5, whole genome shotgun sequence DNA contains the following:
- the LOC120696531 gene encoding stress response protein nst1-like, whose translation MCPLCSVQRWSRRVATMLPWLVIPLIAIWAITQLLLPAAYRFEVTSPRLACVSVLLLTLFWYEILLPRLSLWRARRSARLREERRAHALELHKLRKTATRRCRNCSNPYRDQNPGGGKFMCSYCGHVSKRPVLDLNSAGKVPTGWPCSQDCGYWLDLRCSSGNNNSFLAFSWRLLSSFSSTVASWFLRKIFRFTSSGDDEGLGPDGKRLAKRGENVGKAEESRVEKARRKAEEKRLARLEREMLEEEERKQREEMAKLVEERRRLRDEKAEAEERSKSATPVGEKDARREAERRRQERRKKEDKGSSKSNSDCEDIDRRLGREGDRKRDFDRKGDLDKREGYKPHYFEANNHSNKTVESRTKYFGRMTGSFLSSSRGFGGGSFFGRSAQPPAPQVNKVSRPVVPATDQGNALKRETQHTATQVTAKLATAGETRNSWANFNRPVSPNVQPHPTGLKKSWHQLFSRSASVSPCPDVTTSARDMNRKPEPNGAQISNAHIFLSQYPPLESKPCSSQSMQFPGFPPLNGAPPIKPLPHFPAGHMPFYDDAESTVFEEPEQFEDPCYDPDAIALLGPVSESLDNFPSDLDCGFISSDITKESHGRPSPIESPLSRSRTVEENPIKPPHSSVTKGPGGSILPEANSEQGTWQMWSTPLVQETLGLQGPQSQWLRQHTNQFNHSVNLFNGGTESSLSTGLNDNDPWLQKAPFQQLPPDTPSLFLPHEVQGKAIHNDLVFGSPNKSAHEHPFGPPGHSWSKEELVLNGTQEAKHISSPPCAHVGGGGLFSSTSPDVQSVWSFNEKETA comes from the exons ATGTGTCCGCTGTGCTCCGTGCAGCGCTGGTCGCGCCGCGTCGCCACCATGCTCCCGTGGCTCGTCATCCCCCTCATCGCCATCTGGGCCATCACCCAGCTGCTCCTCCCGGCCGCCTACCGCTTCGAGGTCACCTCCCCGCGCCTCGCCTGCgtctccgtcctcctccttACCCTCTTCTGGTATGAGATCCTCCTCCCGCGCCTCTCCCTCTGGCGcgcccgccgctccgcgcgcctCCGCGAGGAGCGCCGCGCCCACGCCCTCGAGCTCCACAAGCTCCGCAAGACCGccacccgccgctgccgcaaCTGCAGCAACCCCTACAGGGACCAGAACCCCGGCGGTGGCAAGTTCATGTGCTCCTACTGCGGCCATGTCTCCAAGCGCCCCGTGCTGGACCTTAATTCAGCCGGGAAGGTGCCCACCGGATGGCCTTGCTCTCAGGATTGTGGATACTGGCTCGACCTCCGCTGCTCCTCCGGCAATAACAACTCATTCTTGGCATTCTCATGGCGCCTGCTGTCGTCCTTTTCCTCGACAGTAGCAAGCTGGTTCTTGAGGAAGATATTCAGATTTACATCGTCAGGGGATGATGAGGGCTTGGGCCCAGATGGTAAAAGGTTGGCAAAGAgaggggagaatgttggaaaagCTGAGGAGAGCAGGGTCGAGAAGGcgaggaggaaggcggaggagaAGAGACTGGCGAGGCTGGAGAGGGAAatgctggaggaggaagaacggAAGCAGCGTGAGGAGATGGCAAAGCTAGTGGAGGAACGGAGGAGGCTGAGGGATGAAAAGGCAGAGGCTGAGGAGAGGTCCAAAAGCGCTACCCCTGTTGGGGAGAAGGATGCTAGGAGGGAGGCAGAGAGAAGGCGgcaggagaggaggaagaaagaggaCAAGGGGTCAAGCAAGAGCAATTCAGATTGTGAGGACATTGATAGAAGATTGGGCCGCGAAGGTGATAGGAAGCGAGACTTCGACAGAAAGGGTGACTTGGACAAGCGTGAGGGTTATAAGCCTCATTACTTTGAAGCTAACAATCATAGTAATAAGACAGTGGAGAGCAGAACAAAGTACTTTGGCCGTATGACGGGTAGTTTCTTATCTTCATCAAGAGGTTTTGGTGGTGGTTCCTTCTTTGGCAGAAGTGCTCAGCCCCCTGCACCTCAAGTTAACAAGGTTAGTAGACCTGTAGTTCCTGCAACTGACCAGGGTAATGCACTCAAAAGAGAAACCCAACATACAGCCACTCAAGTTACAGCCAAACTCGCTACAGCTGGAGAAACCAGAAATTCGTGGGCAAATTTTAATCGACCT GTTAGTCCAAATGTGCAGCCACACCCTACGGGCCTTAAAAAGTCATGGCATCAGCTGTTTAGTCGTTCAGCATCAGTGTCCCCTTGTCCTGATGTTACAACTTCAGCCCGTGATATGAATAGGAAGCCAGAACCAAATGGAGCACAAATAAGCAATGCTCATATATTTCTGTCTCAGTATCCTCCTCTGGAAAGCAAGCCATGTTCAAGCCAGTCCATGCAATTTCCAGGTTTCCCACCGCTTAATGGAGCACCCCCCATTAAGCCATTACCTCATTTTCCTGCTGGACACATGCCCTTCTATGATGATGCAGAATCCACAGTATTTGAAGAACCAGAACAATTTGAAGACCCGTGCTATGATCCAGATGCAATTGCATTACTTGGGCCAGTTTCAGAGTCTCTGGATAACTTCCCTTCGGACTTGGATTGTGGGTTCATCTCAAGTGATATCACCAAGGAATCGCATGGGAGGCCTTCACCCATTGAGTCCCCTCTCTCAAGATCTCGAACAGTTGAAGAGAATCCTATTAAGCCTCCGCACTCATCAGTCACAAAAGGGCCTGGTGGTTCCATTTTGCCTGAGGCTAACAGTGAACAAGGCACTTGGCAAATGTGGAGCACGCCATTGGTTCAGGAAACTTTAGGTCTGCAAGGTCCTCAGAGTCAGTGGCTTCGACAACACACTAATCAATTTAACCATAGTGTCAATCTATTCAATGGTGGAACAGAAAGCTCCCTGAGTACTGGTTTGAATGACAATGATCCATGGCTGCAGAAAGCACCCTTTCAGCAACTGCCCCCTGATACACCAAGCCTGTTTCTTCCACATGAAGTACAAGGAAAAGCTATACACAATGACTTGGTTTTTGGGTCTCCAAACAAATCAGCCCATGAACACCCCTTTGGGCCGCCTGGCCATTCTTGGTCTAA GGAGGAACTGGTGCTGAATGGAACTCAGGAAGCAAAGCATATATCATCCCCGCCTTGTGCACATGTTGGTGGTGGAGGCTTATTTTCCTCAACAAGTCCTGATGTACAATCAGTGTGGTCCTTCAATGAAAAAGAGACAGCATAG
- the LOC120696533 gene encoding uncharacterized protein LOC120696533 — MCPLRVILIFLSATIAGFFLIRGLNAEPDQFDADDDEASESGSPRAPVPLHSKVGSAVKTGFWTMVDMASGRYLWRTLVAQPAKSESEKAR; from the exons ATGTGCCCGCTGCGGGTCATCCTAATCTTCCTTTCCGCCACCATCGCCGGATTCTTCCTCATCCGGGGGCTCAACGCCGAGCCTGACCAATTCGACGCCGACGATGACGAGGCCTCCGAGTCGGGATCCCCCAGGGCGCCCGTACCCCTCCATTCCAAG GTTGGATCGGCTGTGAAAACTGGATTCTGGACTATGGTGGATATGGCAAGTGGTCGGTACCTCTGGCGCACCCTTGTCGCACAACCTGCAAAATCGGAGTCAGAAAAGGCTCGGTGA
- the LOC120696532 gene encoding CBL-interacting protein kinase 15 has translation MEGRGKILMERYELGRLLGKGTFGRVHYARNLESNRSVAIKMMDKDKVLKVGLSEQIRREITTMRLVAHKNIVELHEVMATRNKIYFVMEYVKGGELFDKIEKSGKLTESAAHKYFKQLISAVDYCHSRGVYHRDLKPENLLLDEDENLKVSDFGLSALSESKRQDGLLHTSCGTPAYVAPEVISKTGYDGAKSDIWSCGVVLFVLVAGHLPFQGPNLMEMYRKIQHGDFRCPSWFSHKLKKLLYKILDPNPNTRISIQKIKESTWFRKGPEGTRTVKEKIACENATTNAAPTLSVRRGKHAYEDVKLMPVTNLNAFEIISFSSGFDLSGLFIQKEHRKEARFTSDKPASAIISKIEDVAKMLNLRVRKKDNGVIKIQGRKEGRNGVLQFDTEIFEITPFHHLVEMKQTSGDSLEYQKLFEQDIRPALKDIVWAWHGDDHQQLQE, from the coding sequence ATGGAGGGTAGAGGAAAGATATTGATGGAGCGGTATGAGTTGGGGAGATTGCTGGGCAAAGGTACATTTGGCAGGGTGCACTATGCAAGAAACCTTGAGTCCAACAGGAGTGTTGCTATTAAGATGATGGACAAGGACAAAGTGCTCAAGGTCGGGCTTTCAGAGCAGATAAGGCGTGAGATCACAACAATGAGGTTGGTGGCACATAAGAACATTGTTGAGCTCCATGAGGTCATGGCAACACGAAACAAGATCTACTTTGTCATGGAGTATGTGAAAGGTGGCGAGCTCTTTGACAAGATTGAGAAGAGTGGCAAGCTCACGGAGTCTGCTGCACACAAGTACTTCAAGCAGCTTATTAGTGCGGTGGATTACTGCCACAGCCGAGGTGTCTACCACCGGGACCTGAAGCCTGAGAACCTGCTGCTGGATGAGGATGAGAACCTGAAGGTCTCTGATTTTGGACTCAGTGCACTTTCGGAGTCAAAAAGGCAAGATGGATTGCTCCATACCTCCTGTGGAACACCAGCTTATGTAGCTCCAGAGGTGATCAGCAAGACAGGCTATGATGGTGCAAAATCAGACATCTGGTCTTGTGGTGTTGTTCTATTTGTCCTTGTTGCTGGTCATCTCCCTTTCCAAGGCCCAAACTTGATGGAGATGTATCGGAAGATACAACACGGTGATTTCAGGTGCCCCAGTTGGTTTTCGCACAAACTTAAGAAGCTGTTGTACAAGATCCTGGACCCCAACCCAAACACAAGAATTTCAATCCAAAAAATAAAAGAGTCTACCTGGTTCCGAAAAGGCCCTGAGGGGACCCGCACAGTTAAGGAGAAAATTGCCTGTGAGAATGCCACCACAAATGCTGCTCCAACACTTTCTGTGAGGCGTGGAAAGCATGCTTATGAAGATGTGAAGCTGATGCCTGTGACAAACTTAAATGCCTTCGAAATTATCTCTTTCTCCTCGGGGTTTGATCTTTCTGGCTTATTTATTCAAAAGGAACATAGAAAGGAGGCACGATTTACTTCAGATAAGCCAGCCTCAGCAATCATCTCGAAGattgaagatgttgcaaagATGCTGAATCTCAGGGTAAGGAAGAAGGATAATGGTGTTATCAAGATtcaagggaggaaggagggaaggAATGGTGTCCTTCAGTTTGACACAGAGATCTTTGAGATCACACCGTTCCATCATCTTGTTGAGATGAAACAAACAAGCGGTGATTCACTTGAGTATCAGAAATTATTCGAACAGGACATCCGGCCAGCGCTGAAGGATATAGTCTGGGCCTGGCATGGAGATGATCATCAGCAATTGCAGGAGTAG